One segment of Herbaspirillum hiltneri N3 DNA contains the following:
- a CDS encoding DEAD/DEAH box helicase, which yields MIDVIRGSSKDKPEASRILAETLQRLEGLSGYLYIGYPIMGSPTGPVKFDALLMSRQYGLVAFDLVEGMDVADFRVRQDEIASMLDVKLKPYSKLKTGRSLQFDINVVTFAPAKKTENFVSEPPYFVANEHSLLTTLSNFRWPFAGSANDPLFGELVAAIQVVSSIRSGRQKREPVNSNSKGARLKRVEDSIANLDQHQSQAVIETVEGVQRIRGLAGSGKTIILALKVAYLHSQNEDWRIAVTFNTRSLKEQFKRLINLFTIEQTGREPDWDCIDILNAWGGPGDKERDGIYHKFCRAHSLEFLDFSSAKNRFGDRKHFAGACTEALAKVVEEHPLYDVILVDEAQDFPPEFLRLCYRFLCSPKRLVYAYDELQTLTGDFVLPPEELFGKDSNGEPLVRLNTDETSGPRQDIILEKCYRNSRPVLATAHALGFGVYRQKGLVQFFEQDSLWSDVGYVVEDGDLEGGKVVTLGRTSDTSPIFLEDHSPIDELIQFQTFESSADQTAWLAQAIKDDIRVQELRPEDIVVINPNPLTTQKEVGPVRNALFAHGINSELAGVSTSTDVFSKAGAVTFTGIFRAKGNEAGMVYIINAQDCFTSWSPAEVALVRNRLFTAITRSKAWVQILGVGPNMEALKAEWEQLKAQAYRLRFLYPTDDQKRQLHLINKELVGRPRKGRNRFDLRTHELYNAVKRGEFDPDEVIRTLEMMKAARDKS from the coding sequence ATGATTGACGTAATAAGAGGTTCATCAAAAGACAAACCAGAAGCTTCGCGGATTTTGGCGGAGACACTACAGCGTCTTGAGGGACTATCGGGTTACCTTTATATCGGTTATCCCATTATGGGATCTCCGACAGGCCCGGTTAAATTCGACGCCTTGCTTATGTCTAGGCAATATGGTCTGGTAGCTTTCGATCTTGTTGAAGGCATGGATGTCGCTGATTTTCGAGTCAGGCAAGATGAAATTGCATCGATGCTGGACGTTAAATTAAAGCCCTACTCGAAATTGAAGACAGGACGTAGTCTGCAATTCGATATCAATGTGGTGACATTTGCTCCCGCAAAGAAAACTGAGAATTTCGTTAGTGAGCCCCCTTATTTTGTTGCAAACGAACATTCACTTTTAACGACTTTAAGTAATTTTCGTTGGCCGTTTGCGGGAAGCGCGAACGATCCGCTTTTTGGCGAACTGGTGGCGGCCATACAGGTTGTTAGTTCTATTCGATCTGGTCGTCAGAAACGTGAGCCAGTTAATTCGAATTCTAAGGGGGCTCGGTTAAAGAGGGTTGAAGATTCGATTGCAAATTTGGATCAACATCAGTCGCAAGCTGTTATTGAAACTGTTGAAGGCGTACAGCGTATCCGTGGACTTGCTGGTTCAGGCAAGACAATCATTTTAGCTCTTAAAGTTGCTTATCTACATTCGCAGAATGAGGATTGGCGTATAGCAGTTACCTTTAATACGCGCTCGTTAAAAGAGCAATTTAAGCGTTTAATCAATCTATTCACAATTGAGCAGACTGGGCGAGAGCCCGATTGGGATTGCATTGATATATTAAATGCATGGGGTGGCCCGGGTGATAAGGAACGCGACGGTATTTATCATAAGTTTTGTCGGGCGCATAGCCTGGAATTTTTAGATTTTTCGTCTGCCAAAAATCGTTTTGGCGATAGAAAGCATTTTGCTGGAGCTTGCACTGAAGCATTGGCGAAAGTTGTAGAAGAGCACCCACTATATGACGTGATCTTGGTCGATGAAGCGCAAGATTTTCCTCCAGAGTTCCTTCGACTTTGTTATCGTTTTTTATGCTCGCCGAAGCGCTTGGTCTACGCATACGACGAATTGCAGACTTTGACCGGCGATTTTGTCTTGCCGCCCGAGGAGTTGTTTGGCAAAGATTCTAACGGGGAACCATTAGTTCGATTGAATACTGACGAGACATCAGGACCGCGTCAGGACATTATTCTTGAAAAATGCTATCGAAATTCTCGGCCGGTTCTTGCCACGGCACACGCCTTGGGATTTGGCGTATATCGGCAGAAAGGACTGGTTCAGTTCTTTGAGCAAGATAGCTTGTGGTCTGACGTTGGATATGTAGTGGAGGATGGTGATCTTGAAGGAGGAAAGGTGGTGACGTTGGGACGTACTTCTGACACATCGCCAATCTTTCTTGAGGACCATTCCCCAATAGATGAACTGATTCAATTTCAGACTTTTGAATCTAGCGCAGATCAAACTGCATGGTTAGCGCAAGCTATTAAAGACGATATTCGCGTCCAAGAGCTCAGGCCTGAGGACATTGTGGTTATCAATCCAAATCCTCTTACTACTCAGAAAGAGGTTGGTCCCGTTCGAAATGCATTATTTGCGCATGGTATTAATAGTGAACTCGCCGGAGTTAGCACTTCTACTGACGTCTTTAGTAAAGCAGGGGCTGTAACCTTCACTGGTATTTTTCGTGCCAAGGGTAATGAAGCGGGTATGGTCTACATTATTAATGCACAGGATTGTTTTACCTCTTGGAGCCCAGCTGAGGTTGCACTCGTACGCAACAGGCTTTTTACTGCGATTACTCGCTCTAAGGCCTGGGTTCAAATTCTTGGCGTTGGTCCGAATATGGAGGCGTTGAAAGCCGAGTGGGAGCAACTAAAAGCTCAGGCGTATCGCCTTCGTTTTCTTTATCCCACAGATGATCAGAAACGTCAGTTGCACTTGATTAACAAGGAGCTTGTGGGGCGGCCCAGGAAGGGGCGTAATCGCTTTGATTTACGTACCCATGAGCTATATAACGCCGTAAAGCGAGGCGAGTTTGATCCAGATGAAGTGATTCGGACCTTGGAGATGATGAAGGCTGCACGGGATAAGTCATGA
- a CDS encoding DUF2290 domain-containing protein: protein MTPAALLRQINALYSRAILSNLSVKQFMPTQKNSSYVGGDGVVTPALLIGDLPSTSALKNIAYADIYDDINLKDAYHIKLPDGGLISFQYIFELGGEEKLIKHRLAYFPCSVLPTIEEAPELYERDELFGDILMNRIVRFPIRIDYDPKNHKEVFHPKCHLTLGQFQECRIPIAAPVMPYVFLLFVVRNFYSRLYKHNMNIFEKRMPYVPLDFTITESERRISHFVMGRNRRSEYVSA, encoded by the coding sequence ATGACGCCAGCTGCGCTACTTCGACAAATCAATGCCCTATACTCTCGCGCAATTTTGAGTAATCTTTCTGTCAAGCAGTTTATGCCTACTCAGAAAAATTCGTCGTACGTCGGGGGCGACGGTGTGGTAACTCCTGCACTTTTAATCGGCGACCTACCCTCGACGTCTGCTTTGAAAAATATCGCTTATGCGGATATTTACGATGACATCAATTTAAAGGACGCCTACCATATCAAGCTCCCGGATGGTGGTCTCATTTCCTTTCAATATATATTCGAATTGGGGGGAGAGGAAAAGCTAATTAAACATCGTTTAGCTTACTTTCCTTGTAGTGTTTTGCCTACTATTGAAGAAGCCCCTGAATTGTATGAGCGTGATGAATTGTTTGGCGATATTCTGATGAACCGAATTGTGCGATTTCCAATTCGTATCGACTACGATCCCAAGAATCATAAGGAAGTTTTTCATCCTAAATGTCATCTGACTTTAGGGCAGTTTCAAGAATGTCGTATTCCTATTGCAGCCCCCGTTATGCCATACGTATTCCTATTGTTTGTGGTGCGCAATTTTTATTCGCGCTTGTACAAACACAATATGAACATTTTTGAAAAACGAATGCCGTATGTGCCTCTTGATTTTACAATTACTGAATCGGAGCGCCGCATTTCTCATTTCGTGATGGGGCGTAATCGACGTAGTGAATACGTATCAGCGTAG
- a CDS encoding site-specific integrase, whose product MSDIDRSVVAAIHHKKLATGVANATVNRTLALLRAILLRAVHDWEWLDSTPKVRLLREPIRRIRYLTHAQAIRLLSELPEHLSDMATFSLATGLRKSNVTGLEWSQVDIRHNQAWIHADQAKAKKAIAVPLNLDAVRVLTKRIGLHQRYVFSYKGRRIEKVSTAAWYKALKRAGISDFRWHDLRHTWASWHVQNGTPLYVVQELGGWESYEMVRRYAHLSAAHLKIFADNLSPLIKPSALIATSSAGLENSLSIS is encoded by the coding sequence TTGAGCGATATTGATCGTTCGGTGGTTGCTGCTATCCATCATAAGAAACTCGCCACCGGCGTTGCTAACGCTACTGTTAACCGTACGTTAGCGCTTCTGCGCGCCATTCTTCTCCGTGCAGTACATGATTGGGAGTGGTTAGATTCGACTCCTAAAGTTAGGTTGCTTCGCGAGCCAATACGGCGAATACGCTATTTAACTCACGCCCAGGCCATACGACTGCTGAGTGAATTACCGGAACATTTGTCTGATATGGCAACGTTTTCGCTAGCAACGGGATTGAGAAAGTCGAATGTGACAGGTTTAGAATGGTCTCAGGTAGATATCAGACATAATCAGGCATGGATTCATGCGGACCAAGCAAAGGCGAAGAAAGCTATCGCTGTACCTTTAAATTTAGATGCCGTCCGCGTTCTTACCAAACGTATTGGCCTGCATCAGCGATATGTTTTTAGCTATAAAGGGCGGCGTATCGAGAAAGTCAGTACTGCGGCGTGGTACAAAGCTCTTAAAAGAGCTGGAATTAGCGATTTTCGATGGCACGATTTGCGCCATACTTGGGCGAGTTGGCATGTACAAAATGGCACGCCTCTATACGTCGTTCAGGAACTAGGGGGGTGGGAAAGTTACGAGATGGTTCGGCGGTATGCTCATCTTTCTGCCGCTCATCTTAAAATATTTGCGGACAATCTGAGTCCGCTTATAAAGCCGAGTGCACTGATAGCTACTTCATCAGCTGGATTGGAAAATTCGTTGTCAATTTCTTGA
- a CDS encoding DUF2726 domain-containing protein — protein MLGQVAFSAMLKTKSRATRNRFDRKIADFVILSKAFEVLAVIELDDASHKNRERLDRERQALLTDAGYRVIRYNNVPNVEQVRKDFGIVAQDKYQLQPPNTFTSL, from the coding sequence GTGCTTGGGCAAGTCGCTTTCTCCGCCATGCTTAAAACAAAGTCGCGAGCAACGAGGAATAGATTTGACAGAAAAATCGCCGACTTCGTGATTCTCAGCAAAGCGTTTGAAGTTCTAGCCGTAATAGAACTAGACGATGCGAGCCATAAAAACCGAGAAAGACTAGACAGGGAACGCCAAGCATTACTAACGGATGCTGGGTATCGAGTGATTAGGTACAACAACGTGCCGAATGTAGAGCAGGTCCGTAAAGACTTCGGCATCGTCGCCCAAGACAAATACCAGCTGCAACCGCCAAACACCTTCACGTCGCTATAA
- a CDS encoding DUF932 domain-containing protein gives MAHLINSMAYTNTTPWHGLGNRLTEKQPIEVWAEQAGMNWKIRQSPVYFHSQERTSVLYPDHQVLFRSDTEQALSVVSSRYQVVQPREILEFYRDLTEAGGFELETAGVLKGGRKVWALAKTNQSAAIKRNDIVNGYLLLATACDGTLATTAQFTSVRVVCNNTLAVALTNGTGAIKVPHSTAFNAETVKKQLDISVSSWDRFIYRMKTLSERKVTNQEAENFIRRLFNEIASTPNTVNGRAMKKVRELYDGGGRGAELSSAKGTVFGLLNAVTEYVDHERRARSQDHRLDSAWFGAGAVLKQKSLGQAMLLVQ, from the coding sequence ATGGCACATCTCATCAATTCAATGGCTTATACCAACACAACACCTTGGCACGGCCTCGGCAATCGTCTTACCGAGAAACAACCGATTGAAGTCTGGGCAGAACAAGCTGGGATGAACTGGAAGATTCGTCAGTCGCCGGTATACTTTCATAGCCAGGAGCGTACCAGCGTACTTTATCCGGATCATCAAGTCTTGTTCCGCTCCGACACAGAGCAAGCCTTGTCGGTCGTCTCTAGCCGTTATCAAGTCGTCCAACCACGAGAAATCTTGGAGTTCTATCGGGATTTGACAGAGGCAGGCGGCTTCGAGCTGGAGACGGCTGGCGTATTAAAAGGTGGCCGCAAGGTGTGGGCCTTAGCCAAGACCAACCAGTCCGCAGCCATCAAGCGTAATGATATCGTCAATGGCTACCTACTGTTGGCAACAGCATGCGATGGTACGTTAGCCACTACAGCGCAATTTACCAGCGTACGCGTCGTCTGCAACAACACGCTTGCCGTCGCTCTCACCAACGGTACTGGCGCCATCAAAGTCCCTCATTCCACCGCATTTAACGCTGAAACCGTGAAGAAACAATTAGACATCTCAGTCTCCAGTTGGGATCGTTTCATCTATCGCATGAAAACGCTCTCTGAGCGCAAGGTGACAAATCAGGAAGCTGAGAACTTCATACGGCGATTGTTCAACGAGATTGCCAGCACGCCCAATACAGTCAATGGGCGCGCCATGAAGAAGGTAAGGGAGCTGTATGACGGTGGAGGTCGTGGGGCTGAATTGAGTTCAGCTAAGGGGACCGTATTTGGCCTACTGAATGCGGTGACGGAGTACGTTGACCACGAACGCCGTGCACGTAGTCAAGACCATCGTCTCGATTCTGCCTGGTTCGGAGCCGGCGCGGTCTTGAAACAGAAATCATTGGGACAAGCAATGTTGCTAGTGCAGTGA
- a CDS encoding MalM family protein — MTKKIRVLSKLRFHGAGLAFVSLVMLVGCQSAPIYTAPPEQSSICCASYSQMHFSTLKEHAVTTIAFDPKSFSTFKSPEGVALFSAYKLPDSAGVSQVRVSLSQSSGYLPQATVARPFLIFLDENKNVIRFDKIDNLLVRKKRAIFASTFQGSAEIPPRAIYLIVYTAPSTAPRLIMFSENGTAYAIPNTYTGKVDVSID; from the coding sequence ATGACAAAGAAAATACGCGTTTTATCCAAGTTGAGGTTTCATGGCGCTGGGCTTGCATTCGTCTCATTAGTTATGCTCGTGGGTTGCCAGAGTGCACCGATATATACAGCACCACCAGAGCAATCAAGTATCTGCTGTGCTTCGTACAGTCAAATGCACTTCAGCACACTCAAAGAACATGCGGTAACGACAATCGCTTTTGACCCGAAGTCTTTTTCTACGTTTAAATCGCCAGAGGGAGTGGCATTATTTTCTGCGTATAAACTTCCCGACAGCGCCGGCGTCTCGCAGGTGAGGGTTAGCCTTTCTCAATCATCTGGATACCTTCCACAAGCGACCGTTGCGAGACCTTTTCTGATCTTTCTCGATGAAAATAAGAATGTTATAAGATTCGACAAAATTGATAATCTTCTAGTCAGAAAAAAGAGAGCCATCTTTGCATCGACGTTTCAAGGATCTGCGGAAATTCCTCCACGTGCGATCTATCTCATTGTCTATACGGCACCATCTACTGCGCCGCGTCTGATTATGTTCTCCGAGAATGGCACGGCCTATGCGATACCAAATACCTATACAGGGAAGGTTGACGTCTCAATTGATTAA
- a CDS encoding helix-turn-helix domain-containing protein, translated as MLRVVQRQQLKECGAQLLFASNIRRIRLERQLTQEQVAEAADLHTNYISSVERGERNISICNIERIARALNVPMYVLLKSPE; from the coding sequence ATGCTCCGAGTTGTGCAAAGACAACAACTCAAAGAGTGTGGAGCCCAGCTACTTTTTGCCTCAAACATCCGGCGAATTCGCTTGGAGCGACAATTGACGCAGGAGCAAGTGGCTGAAGCTGCAGACCTTCACACTAATTACATTAGCTCTGTCGAACGAGGCGAGCGAAATATCTCGATTTGCAATATTGAGCGGATTGCACGCGCCTTGAATGTGCCGATGTATGTACTTCTAAAAAGTCCCGAATAG
- a CDS encoding spermine/spermidine synthase domain-containing protein: MLIKRKSIEAQANTKAGPAPDKAKSKPKAAAPRKPRFAPVTLSEQEGVRYLHFGTEWVQGAMRIRKPDWIELEYAQQMMSWMLFNRAPQHIVQLGLGTAALTKFSYRQFPAANVTAVELNPSVIAICHSMFKLPPEDARLSLLEMDADDFIHDEQRHGTIDALQVDLYDATARGPMLDTPEFYKACRDSLSEDGVMTVNLFGDHPSYAKNLKAMRYAFDQVVSLPEVHDGNVVAIAFRKAVDFDFPALYERAEEIKAATKLPAKSWVNGIKSNF; this comes from the coding sequence ATGCTGATCAAACGCAAATCCATCGAGGCGCAAGCCAACACCAAGGCCGGTCCTGCCCCGGACAAGGCCAAATCCAAGCCAAAAGCCGCCGCGCCGCGCAAGCCGCGCTTCGCACCGGTCACGCTGTCGGAGCAGGAAGGCGTACGCTACCTGCATTTCGGCACCGAATGGGTGCAAGGCGCCATGCGCATCCGCAAGCCCGACTGGATTGAGCTCGAATACGCCCAACAGATGATGAGCTGGATGCTGTTCAATCGGGCGCCGCAGCACATCGTGCAACTCGGCCTTGGCACGGCGGCGCTGACCAAGTTCAGCTACCGCCAGTTTCCCGCAGCGAACGTTACCGCGGTCGAACTGAATCCGTCGGTGATTGCGATCTGCCACAGCATGTTCAAGCTGCCGCCCGAAGACGCTCGCCTGTCGCTGCTGGAAATGGACGCCGACGACTTCATCCACGACGAGCAGCGCCACGGCACCATCGATGCGCTGCAGGTGGACCTGTACGACGCCACCGCACGCGGCCCGATGCTCGACACGCCGGAATTCTACAAAGCCTGCCGCGACAGCCTCAGCGAAGACGGCGTCATGACGGTCAACCTGTTCGGCGACCATCCCAGCTACGCCAAGAACCTCAAGGCCATGCGCTACGCCTTCGACCAGGTCGTCTCGCTGCCCGAAGTCCATGACGGCAACGTCGTCGCGATCGCTTTCCGGAAAGCGGTCGACTTCGATTTCCCCGCCCTGTACGAGCGCGCGGAAGAAATCAAGGCCGCCACCAAACTGCCGGCGAAATCCTGGGTGAACGGGATCAAGAGCAATTTCTGA